The Pelmatolapia mariae isolate MD_Pm_ZW linkage group LG2, Pm_UMD_F_2, whole genome shotgun sequence sequence TGCCTGAATAGATGTTTTCAGCCACAGAGTCACTGGTGCAGCATGATCCCCTCTAGTTTTCAAACAGCTCCGTGGAATTACCAGAAGACCACGATCTGTGGATCTAAGGATCTTATAAGGATGATATAAGTCGGGCTCTCTCCTTGTAAGGCAGTCAAAGTAAGAGTGAGAGTTTAAACTGGTATCCGAACCAAACTGGAAACCAGTGCAAAAACTTTAACAATGAAGTGAGAATTTCTGAATGATTTAAAAGTGTTACTGCAGCATTTTCAACGGCTTGAAGGTAATTTATAGAAATCTTTGACAGATGGGAGAAAGGAGCATCAAAATATTTTAATCGGGAGGAGATGAAGGCATGAACAAGCCTCTCTAATTCACCTATGGAGACAGCAGTTTTGAGTTTAGTGATATTTCTTAAGTGGAAAAGCAAGAGCGGGTCACAGACTTCATTTGAGCATCAAAAGTCAAAGATCAAAAATCAAGATTGTGAGCAGCATCTTTCACCGTCAATGAGAAAGAACCAGGATGTTGTCTAATTTGGGGCTTAATGAAACAGCCTTGTCTGCGTTAAGCTGCAGAAAATTGTTTGCCAATTATCTTAAGACAGTCTGTCAGACTACTAATTGGTAACTTTATTGTCCCCAATGGGAAACTGATTTGCAGCATGTCCACACatcaaacaacacaaacatttaaaaataaaaccaaaaaacagcCCAAGTTTTATCAGTAACAAAGTGCAATAGTGATGGCAACAACGCTTATAGGTTAGCGTTAATAACCATCATATCAGCAGCAGGTACAAAAGACACTCTGTGGTCTCGTCACTGCAGGCACTTTATACCGACGACCTGAAGAGAGGATGTTCAGACATGACAGACGTTTCCTTCCTCAGCACCTGTCTGTTTATAAGAGTCCAGAAATTGGACCTGACACCTCCCTGAAATCTTACTAACCAGGTTACCAAGTCTGATTGGTCAAGGACAGATTACTGTAGCCAAGCaatgatacaaaaaaaaaaacttcatttttttaaaaataaatggtcatcatttcaaatgaaatgttaaaaactCTCAACCTCAGTAAAAAGTCCAATTATTGTTGGAACGTTTTTGTTGTAACAACACGATGTGACTCAAAGGACAGACCCCCAAATACAGAATATCCAccaccatcaatggctgcacCCTTTACTACTGTCAGGGCAGGATGAGGGGGCGCCCCATGGGAATACTCTTCACCATGGAGGAGGCTTACAATGCCTGTTAGCCTGTGTACTACGACAATCATTGGTGTACAAAATATATGGTAGGGGAGAGAGACAACATCCCTGTGGTGACCCAATAGAAGAATTCAGCTGATTAGAAAAACAGATGCtgactctcacacacagagacctGTTAGTTAAAGAGTCTAAAATTTAACCCACAAGTTTAAACAGTTTAAGAAGTCTATCAGCTAAAAGATCTGTGAGTCTCTGTGAATGCAATTAGACATGCATCCCTGAAGTCACATAAATGTGTGACATTCAAATGCAGTTTATTTACTCCtcagactgcacattagccatgAATATTGGTGGCAAGGGAATAAGATTGTATTACATTTGCTTCCTCAATCGCTGAGCTAGACCTCCCTTCATCATCAGCGTGCTCCTGTGAGTACGGGATAATCCTGTGCTGGGAATCACTGAAGGGTGTAAAGAATCTCCAAGACAGGCTGTTCCACTGAAGAAACTCAGAGTGTGGATGTAGCTCATGCAGCACTCCAATCAGCTCCTGCAGAACACAGCACACCTGCTGTTTCATGGGTCATCACACCCTCCCCTTAAAGATAGCACTACCAGTGAAAACCTGGACACCAGGTGACTCATAGTCATGAACTTTTTTCTTAGGAGTCATCACTGGGGGTTCCCTCTGGGTTCTCTGACTTCCTCCTACAATCCAAACACATGTATGTTTCTAACATTTCATGCAGTTGCAGAGTTCAAGTAATAAAATCCCATGGCACACCTAAATGTCACAGTACACCAGCATGGAAACTGGTGGTCAGAGTTGAGCGTGATCGGTCCTAACCTCTGCCtgactctctccctctctctttctgtgtctcAGATGAGGATAGTCTGTAAGGACGTGACAGCAGAGACATTGTACGACGTCCTCCATGACACCAGCTACCGGAAGAAGTGGGACACCAACATGATCGATACGTATGACATCGGCAGGCTGACGGTCAACGCAGACGTGGGATATTACTCCTGTTAGTTCCTTTACTGAGCGGTGATGTAATACACGCCATAAAACACTTCAGCACAGCATCAGAATGGTGAGACAGGCAGCAATAAGGTGAATGGTGGACAAAGACCTAAGGGAACAAGAGGAAGTAGCAATCGATGTTGTGGAAGTAGGGAGACCCAGTGATGTGATTTAGCATGACACTCAAATGACAGGTATAAAAGATACTCTGACCGGTTGGGCCCTTTCCGAGGGGATGGGGGGGATctcaggcctctgggcctgggCTCGGCCCGCTATGGTGcagctggctgctggcagagccTGTGGGCACGTCATCCCAGCCCGCTGTGGCTACGCCGTGGctgctgataaataaataaatacataaataataataaagatttgattcaatttcaattaaattttatttatacagcaccaaatcacaacaacagtcgcctcaaggcgctttatattgtacagtagatcgcacaataatagatacagagaaaaacccaacaatcatatgaccccctatgagcaagcactttggcgacagtgggaaggaaaaactcccttttaacaggaagaaacctccagcagaaccaggctcagggaggggcggggccatctgctgtgattgggtggggtgagagaaggaagccaggataaagacatgctgtggaagagagacagagattaataacaaggatgattcaatgcagagaggtctattaacacatagtgagtgaaaaagaaacacccagctctaactatatgctttaacaaaaaggaaagtttgaagcctaatcttaagaGTAGAGACGGTGTCTGtcaggcttttcagggagtttttaggacatcctgataataatgaattacagtcgtccagcctggaagtaataaatgcatgaactagtttttcagcgtcactctgagacaggatatttctaactttagagatgttgcagaaatggaagaaagcagtcttacatatttgtttaatatgtgccttgaaggacatgtcctggtcaaaaatgactccaaggttcctcacagtgttactggaagccaaggtaatgccatccagagtaagaatctggttagataccatatttctaagattttcaggaccgagtacaataacctcagtttgatctgaattaagaagcagaaagttagcggccatccaggtctttatgtctttaaccccctaggacctggcgtccacatatgtggacatcacattttgggttgtctagactgaaatacaaaattttgctctacatggggctgatatccacttatgaggacattatactgctactgttctattgaaattttaaatgaatatcctcatgtggatctcatttttgtcagaaacaaaaatcaagtaaaaaaaaaaaattaaggcaattctttgtttttacattcatcaggtcccaatatgcccaaatatcaaagagaaattaaaaatgctgccatggaagagtttgggtcttaggagtttaagacattcctgcagtttaattaattggtgtgtgttatctggcttcatggacagatagagctgggtatcatctgcatagcagtgctagacctcagtgcagcgtttgttgaccataatattctattagagtgATTAGAGCACGCtctaggtattacaggtactgcgctgcagtggtttgtatcatatctatctaatagactcagGTCTAAAGgacctggatggcctctaactttctgcttcttaattcagatcaaactgaggttaggTTGAGCCTGAGTCTGTGCTGGTCCAAAAGgctttgctggtttttagttgcCAAATATCTGATTCTGTCTGAACCTTTTgtggatgtgtttgtgttctgtttGAAGGGAAATGCCCGAGCCCGCTGAAAAACAGAGACTTTGTGACGATGAGATCTTGGCTTCCACTTGGCAACGACTACATGATCATCAACTACTCGGTCAAACACCCGGTCAGTATTTCACTGCTCTGACTGTGACTTGGTGGGTTTTATACTCATTTAGTGACAAATGGAAcataaagacacaaaaaacattttattaaaagagCAGACTCCATAGGGGAGCTTTATCACTAGGACCCAGTCAGACCCCAGCAGATTCATGGTTGCACAATCAATCACAGACTTCAGATCAGTAGGTGAAAGTTTTAATTGTAAATACCACTCCAGAGAATAGAGCACAGTATCATCAGTATACAGATGCACACTGAGGTGTCATGTGTGAAGTTATATCTGCCAAGTGGACAGTGCAGTCCATCACTCACTGCTCCTTTGTCCACCTCAGAAATATCCTCCAAAGAAGGACTACGTCCGAGCCGTCTCTCTGCTCACGGGGTACCTGATCCAGTCCAACGGAGCCACCAGCTCCACCCTCTACTACCTGACTCAGGTGGACCCCAGAGGTGAGACCTGTGGCTAGTGGAAGAAGTACTAAGTACACTACCTCTTCTACTGGCCAAATACACCAAATATCTGCTCTGAGATAAATGTCAGAAGATCTTGATCTGACCCTGCGGCAGAAATGCCATTTACTGGATTCTGTGGTTTGAGGTTATTCCAAGACAGATGTAGGTCAAAGGTCCACAAACGTCTTCATCCAACAAAAGAACTGATGACAGTCAGTGGTGCatagcctgtgtgtgtttgtgtgtgtgtgttatgtacAAATGTTCTCTCTGTAAACTCGATCTGTGCTTCATGTTCAAACTGAACTGATTCAGCCTGACTCTCGCACCCTTGTTTGTCTGCAGGTTCTTTACCAAAGTGGGTGGTGAACAGGGTGTCCCAGTTTGTAGCTCCAAAGGTAAACGACCTCTATTCCCATCAGACTGTGTCTCTGTCCCATCAGAACGTGTCTCTGTCCCATCAGAACGTCTCTGACCCATCAGAACGTGTCTCTGTCCCATCAGAACGTGTCTCTGTCCCATCAGACTGTCTCTGTCCCATCAGAACGTGTCTCTGTCCCATCAGAACGTGTCTCTGACCCATCAGAACGTGTCTCTGACCCATCAGACTGTCTCTGACCCATCAGACTGTCTCTGTCCCATCAGAACGTGTCTCTGACCCATCAGAACGTGTCTCTGTCCCATCAGACTGTGTCTCTGACCCATCAGAACGTGTCTCTGACCCATCAGAACGTGTCTCTGTCCCATCAGAACGTGTCTCTGTCCCATCAGACTGTCTCTGTCCCATCAGACTGTCTCTGTCCCATCAGAACGTGTCTCTGTCCCATCAGACTGTCTCTGTCCCATCAGACTGTCTCTGTCCCATCAGAACGTGTCTCTGACCCATCAGAACGTGTCTCTGACCCATCAGACTGTCTCTGTCCCATCAGAACGTGTCTCTGTCCCATCAGACTGTGTCTCTGTCCCATCTGAACGTGTCTCTGTCCCATCAGAACGTGTCTCTGTCCCATCAGACTGTGTCTCTGACCCATCAGACTGTCTCTGTGACCCATCTGAACGTGTCTCTGACCCATCTCTTTTCGGTCCTCTTAGGCTATGAGGAAGATCTACAAGGCTTCTGTAAAGTACCCAGAGTGGAAGAGGAAACACAACCCGGGCCTGAAGCCATGGATGTTCCCAGAGCAGAACACGCTGCCGTGCATCAGCGTGTCGGAGCTGACGGTGCAGCGAGCTGACTCTCTGGAGAACATCGATGAGAGCGGCTTGAGCGAGGAGAAGACACAGCAGAGTGACGACGAGGAGCCGTAAAGATGGCGGACTCTGTCTGGTTtactgtttgttggtttgtttgatCAGGTAAACTCATGCTGGACACCTTTCTGAATGCAGCTGCGCTCACTTTGCTGGATCTCACAAACCTTTTTTCACAACTTTCTGAAAACCTTCTGTCAGCTCACAGTAATCGGACGGAATCGGTTTCATGGCAGCTACAAACATGAGACCACCctcacagctgtttccaggTGTTCTGAGAAGGCCTCTGCTCACGTTGAAGGTGGCTGGAGTTTCATCTAATCTTTCCTTGAATTGTATTTGTGTTGCAGTGAGACAAAGAGCGTGCAGCAGAAACTCGTCTGTGAATCTACTTCCTGCAGTCTGTTTAGAAGCTAATGACAATCAGTGTTAGCCTCCTAAcaacatccacttcctggtcaGGTGGGGGTTTGGTTCAGGTGGGTGTGGATTTCTAAATCTTTACCCCACTCATAGAGAGTTTCTAACAGAACAACTGTGCAATGTCTGTAAGAGTTGATCAGAAAGGTGAAAGCTCTGTTTTCATCATGTGGGTAAAAAAGTAACCAAACTATAACCACGGTTCTGAGAGGGTCGCTGTGTCCTGGTGGATGTTCAGAgtgtaaataataatagtaatgatGTGTTGATTTTGTCGGGGCTCTGTGCTGAATATTTAAAGTCTGTAATCTGTGTGGGACAGAAGCCACGTGAATCTTCTGCAGGTTCTCAGATTTGTTTTCCTGGATGTTTAACCTGAGCAATAAAACCACATTAAATCAGCTCTGCAGTGTGTGAGTCAGTGTGATCACATGATCTACATCAACAGATGATGAGCCAACATGTTTCAGCTCACTGCAAGTCCATCTTTACAGATTTCTGTGTTCTCACAATGGCAGCTGATGGAAAAATTGCAAccggcctttttttttttttttttttctagtgtcGGGTCGCAGAGGCAGTTCCAGAAACCTCTACCTATTCCTGCTGCCGATCCCGAGGCATTCCCACATAACATAAATTACCTCATCAGTTAGTTAGGGTTCTCCTCACAGAGGCCAGAAAACCTCTACAGGGCGTTGACCAGTAAGCGTCATCGATCCGTCATGGAGCTCCTCCCCCATGTGAAAGGGGAGAATCCAGATATGACCGGGGGAAACCGCGACCacattctttcagtcacttaTAAAAACCGGCTAGAATGCCGATCGACCAGTCAAGCAAAGCTTCGCCCTTCATCCTGGCTCTCCTCAACACGACACCCTGAGCCATCAGCACACCTCTCGCCTTTCTGCCTGATTCAAGCTTTCTTTGTCTCggcaacaaaaataataataataatggattgcatttaaatagcgcttttcgagaccctcaaagtgctttacaattccactattcattcacacactggtggagctacagttgtagccacagctgccctggggcagactgacagaagcgaggctgccatatcgcgccatcggcccctctggccaacaccagtaggcggtaggtgaagtgtcttgcccaaggacacaacgaccgagactgtccgagccagggctcgaaccggcaaccttccaattaccagacgaactgccaactcttgagccacgctCGCCCTCGGCTGCTCCACCGACAGGAATCTTCTAGAGTGTAAAAAAATAGAGTTAGCATATAGCATCAGGTGGTGTTAATACTGTCATGTGCAAATCAAAGCAGAGCTCCAAAAATACAAACTAACCGggataaattcagcattagCCCAAAAAAGGTGAGGGTCCCGCTGGCCGGCCCCTCTTTATAAAGGTCCAGGGGGTACCAGCAACCAGGTGTGCAATATACACAGGTAAATTGACCATCAAGCAGCTTTAAGTTCTTCCAgcattaaaaaaaccccaaaaaactctGCAGCTGGAACGATTCAGACAATCGATGAGGTTTGAAACATTTAATGAGATAATTATAGCAGAAATCCTCAGGTGTAGGACATCCATCATGTCATCTGTGAAACCTGAATAATGGTTCAGTGAACATATCATGGAAAGTTTAGGCCAAGGTCATTTTTTTCTGGGTATCTGTGTTTCTTTCTTAAATTCAGTAGAAATGTCGGTCAGCTTGTGTCTTCACACTTTGTCTCTTGAAGAACAGACAGAAGAATGAAAGTTGTGTTAAGGCTCAGAGTCGGAGGGAGAAACAGGGACGCTAGCCCACGTAAGCTTGCAATAAAAGTTTTGTTACGAAATGAATCAGCTGGGTGGTTCAAGTTTTATGATGCAATGTTCACCCCTACAAATGATAAATGGTTTAGTCCAGAGCTACTGTGTTTCAGACTGAtgaagctgctttttaaaatgacacaaaaatagGTTTGGAcacagtaataataaaataataataattttattattataatcctTATTCAGGTAAAGGTCAACCTACGGGAAAGTCTGAGTCTACAGAGAACAGTGATGTGCGTGATGTCCACAGTCAGTAATAAAACATGTAAAGCACAATTACAGATGTATCCAACCTCTTCAGCTGCTGGCCAGACGGGCTCATAAAGAGTAGATCACTGTAATccaataaagttgtttttttgtttttttaatcaggtGTTTCCTCACCTGGAGACAGAAACAAGATTTGTTcctaaaaaagaaactttaagtTTCAATCTGGAAACTTTCACTGTGAGATTTGAATGAAAAACTCAGAAGTTCAGAAGTTCTGACCGCCAGTCTGGAGCCCTGGGGAACTCCTATGGATACTGGGAGACCCAGCAGAATGGCTGCCAATTCATGTCGTTCAGTCTGCTTACCAAAGTGATATGGTCTGAAACCTTCAACCAATCAAGAAGAAGACTGGCTTGGTGTTTTTTGCATCAATAATGTCGTTCAGCACCTTGACAGCAGGAGTTATTGGACTGTGTTTTCTGACTGATGTTGGGAAAGAGTTTTCATCCAAAACGTGTTTTAGATGTTCACTAATAAGCTTTTGGGCCTGCAGTTGTTAACATGTGAAAGACAGCCTCTGTTCAGCAAAGGGAGAACAGGTGCAGAAATCCATATTACAGAGATCTCAGAGGTTAAAAACATAACTTCTACCCTAAATTCTGCAGCCAGTGTGAGACAGTTCGAGGCCCTGTGGACCTCCATAAAATAACTTGACAGTTATTAAATATCATTTATTCTGGTGTACGTAATGACCTGGTTTGACAGGCCTCAGCGCTCGTCTGAGGTGGTGAGCAGGTTAACAGGAAGAAGGTTTCCCTGAGGGCGATGAGGATGAGGCGAGGACAGAGCGTGTTGGATATATTTTTCATATCAGGAGAATTTTACCCACTgaaacaaaaatgacaaaataaaaataatgcagATTTTAACATGAACTAGAGACAGCAATGTGAGCAGGTTTAAACAGCAGAATTGTGGGGGTGTCAAAGGTCCAGCGTGTTAGCAGTCCAGAGTTTCTCAGCACCAAGCACCTTGTTTCCTAAGTCTCCAAGTCCTCCACACATTTCCTTCACCTCATGGCGTTTTCCAAGGAAAAGGGAAATGAGTTCATCTCAAAGTACCCTGGGTTTCTGTGCAGGGGtgcctgtaaaaaaaataatctctgATCCCTGTGTTTATTCCATTAATTAAAGATGTGAGGACGAGGACAACAACAAGCTgcctctttctgtctgtgtcaG is a genomic window containing:
- the stard15 gene encoding START domain-containing protein 10; amino-acid sequence: MPVQIPDDSDFCSFREQCLSTEDWTSRYSKGGVTVWGREEDSSAVQKLKMRIVCKDVTAETLYDVLHDTSYRKKWDTNMIDTYDIGRLTVNADVGYYSWKCPSPLKNRDFVTMRSWLPLGNDYMIINYSVKHPKYPPKKDYVRAVSLLTGYLIQSNGATSSTLYYLTQVDPRGSLPKWVVNRVSQFVAPKAMRKIYKASVKYPEWKRKHNPGLKPWMFPEQNTLPCISVSELTVQRADSLENIDESGLSEEKTQQSDDEEP